GAGAAGTTTGAATGGACCTCAAGGACCCATTTTCACCCCCTTAGAAGAAGTTAGTTTTCTGTTAACGAGTAGAAACCAAAGTAGATGCTGCCACCTCGAAACCACCACAAATGTTTTGGCCATTCAGAGAACTATCAACATCAACCCAACAATAAGAAACATAGATAGGGAACAAGTTCTCATAATATGCTGAGAAGAGGATCATCCATTAGTGCGAGACGCTGCTTGAAACAACCACTGCATTGAATACAAGCCTCACGATAGCAGACAATTCAATATGTTTGAAAGAAAAACAAGGCTTTCATTCATCGAGCTTCATCTTCATTGAAATCATTGCATTATATAAACAGCAAAAGTTACATAAAGATCCCCTGCAACAATTTCTTTGCATCCCTTTTCACTTTCTTATTAAGTAAACAACAATTTAGCATTCTTTTTTAACTAATCCACTGTGCCACATAATATACATACAAAGAGTCGGAATAAAATGCATCAAACTAATACAAGATCAGGCACAACCTTTTTCCTTGTGGGGATCCCCCTTTCATTACTCAGAACATCATTAGTAGTGAAGATCAGTCTTTCAAGAGAAGCTGTTAATGCCCAGCGGTTTAGAACATCCACCtgacaaaaaaaatgttaccacACGGCAGAAGTTCAATGCTCTGCACCCTCTAGAAGTTCACCAGACTTTAGCAGTTGTGTTCAAGGCAGTATCACAGTGATGCAAAGAGTACCCTACCTTATAAAGATGACGGAGTAGAACATAAGAGTAATAATAAACTAATAGAAGTATTGAAACCTGATCCAACCTCACGATGTTTGTGATACACCCATTTAATACAGTATACTGAGGCATATGATCAATGAATTATTTTAGACCCCACAATGTAACAAGAATTATATCAAGAGGAGATTTTCAAGATATCACCATGGTGTTAACAAGTCTACATAACCGCATATATCTGTACATTGAAAGTGAAACAAGAATTATATCAAAAAGAAATTTTCAAGATATCAACATGGGGTTAAAAGTTAGAAAATCACATCTATCTGTACACTGAAAGTGAAATTCCTTTAGTTAagtcacacatacatacaataggtCTGACATGATAGATGGTGAAATCATTGGTCCTAAAAAGCCCTATTTGTATGGCAATTGAATTGAGGAAAAACAACCCAAATAGTTGCAGGATCTGTAATCTGATAGGATAGCAATAAGGTCATAGTGGAGGACGCAGATTTTACCTCTGTCATTGCAAAATACATGAAATCATCAAATCTGGGCCCCTGAGGAAAGAAGCCCCATCTGTTCAGTAAGATGATGCATGTGCGTTAGTTTATCCCAATCATTCTCTTGAACTCCAAGGAAATCATCTTCCTTCTCTAAACTATCTTCCACTGCTAGGGAACCAATCTCATCTGTATCCTCAGTTAGAGGGCTTGCAGAGAGAATCTGGTCCCAGAAAATATCATTAATCGCTGGAAGCTTAGGCATATCATCCAGCAAAACATCGCCATCGGTGTCTGCCGAAAATCCATCAGGGACAACTGTCTTTAAGCCATCCAAAATATCTTGAGTTGTGTCAATATCTGGCACAATTCCAGTCTCAGACATCTTAAGGTCAGTTGTTCCAAGAGTATCATGTCTATTAATCCTCTGTTCTTGAGAAAATTCAGGCAAATCATGGACCGTGTGAGAGTTAACGGCATCAGTTTCAGGTAATGCATGAACTTTGGCCTCCCCAGGAACCACAGTAGTGGAAGATTGGGTCTCAGACATGAGAGATGAACAAGGGTTGAATGGAAATCCTGAATCTGACATTAGGTGAGACTGTGAAGAAGTTGAAAGTACTTCTGAGAGGGTAACCCCAGAAATACGACTGGATGTACCGCTACTGTCTAGAGCATTTTTAGGCGGGAGGGGATCATTAGTCAAAAAGCCATTTGTGTTCTTAAATTTGTTGTCCAGCCTCCCAggtgaatttattttcaaaatctgCCGCAGCAATGCTTTTGCAGCCTCATTCATTGAAGGTTGATACCTGACTACCTGTCCATCTCGCAAAGCATTGACAGGATTGCATTCAATATTTTCTTCATCCTGCTCAGGAAGTCTCCTTTTCTTATTCTTCCCAGTAATACGTCTGTTATTGTCGTTCTGTTGATGTACCAGTTGGGCTACAAAGCCAGGGGTCTGCATGGCCTTGGCAAGGAATGACATCATTTGTTGTTGCCTTTTCTCCATTAATTGAACACGCTGCCCAACAGTCTGCAACTGGTGATCCGTTGCCTGCTGCTGCTGTCTCAACTTAACCAGCTCCTGCATAAGAACATCCTTATCTCTTTTAAGCCTTTCCACCTCTTCCTCCATTCCGAACTTCCCCACTTCAACACAAGATGCAACAGATACATTTTGCACTTGGGGAGCGGTTTGTTGATGGCCCTGCACCTGAGAGGGTTTTCGCCTGC
The nucleotide sequence above comes from Lycium barbarum isolate Lr01 chromosome 3, ASM1917538v2, whole genome shotgun sequence. Encoded proteins:
- the LOC132632252 gene encoding heat stress transcription factor A-1b, whose amino-acid sequence is MEGVHENTVVGSSSPPPFLSKTYDMVDDPSTDSVVSWSKNNNSFVVWNVPEFARDILPKYFKHNNFSSFVRQLNTYGFRKVDPDRWEFANEGFLRGCKHLLKSISRRKPSQVQGHQQTAPQVQNVSVASCVEVGKFGMEEEVERLKRDKDVLMQELVKLRQQQQATDHQLQTVGQRVQLMEKRQQQMMSFLAKAMQTPGFVAQLVHQQNDNNRRITGKNKKRRLPEQDEENIECNPVNALRDGQVVRYQPSMNEAAKALLRQILKINSPGRLDNKFKNTNGFLTNDPLPPKNALDSSGTSSRISGVTLSEVLSTSSQSHLMSDSGFPFNPCSSLMSETQSSTTVVPGEAKVHALPETDAVNSHTVHDLPEFSQEQRINRHDTLGTTDLKMSETGIVPDIDTTQDILDGLKTVVPDGFSADTDGDVLLDDMPKLPAINDIFWDQILSASPLTEDTDEIGSLAVEDSLEKEDDFLGVQENDWDKLTHMHHLTEQMGLLSSGAQI